The Triticum aestivum cultivar Chinese Spring chromosome 7B, IWGSC CS RefSeq v2.1, whole genome shotgun sequence genome window below encodes:
- the LOC123161641 gene encoding uncharacterized protein: MALETKQVGLCIKKVLRSSIRTSYRCVSEHPVLFSLGVLLYLLYRSAPGFFAFLLSSSPVIICTTLLLGILLSYGDTNLPEANDEDTKTTPEIPAFKMENSSRDVQFGSDQRISVPSFRNTTENFKERETKRTGSVRERSTQLDDEVPLLRRVDEEDERFEHGDKPKTLTPFPSMVNFRGEAGIREGLNFNQGMQFADSFFVTDMADRNASLFEGLDEKNAPLDMFSSSENFNKHAEMQENLNLAASKVSDFSEEKLTDGTAGTSRPTYAVSVRQNKKLDVLKVNTSKAVEENLLDSSLGSPWASVGSQDGSSGFDSDGAESSSPDASMTDIAPVLDEIDPLLGADFTRPDPIPNDDSDSDSHVSSQDHEMDDDSNDDDDDGNNDTKDGGEENKKDEGQEAAFIWTADDAKNLMDLGYSEMERNRRLEILMVRRRSRKNIIFDIDSNLTDANGKSGDDLSRFGAQVSHISVTRRNPFDLPYDSDEAAIPGSAPSILHARKNPFDFLEHSSESGVSAHDNLSPGESPQTSHREIFRRHESFNFGTTDATQERRLSRLRPYFVPETVEGSTSTFQRQFSDKSESKLSSVTESDMASSVADQEEHKDLDEKDVHREHESPALLRQDSDLADAGSECSDGINSVDVELDNSDIDEREIALHHFVFERSEEREAYLVSTKGKGHDDNYMLKSDGNSTVPLHPVGDLLSWDDGDGESVLGAKSSIAPNITAEVSEWLSSPRPAEDHELRSRDLGLGATSIAEEDGNVDSMSCPSNEIPLQNLIHGPQDLLTDFEKETLPAISMDLHPIPEERVLENFNMEEKHETGAFTGSGTAMTDLHVIEEHFDVASEVSPSSVVASLCPPGASGSNQSPSIEPKDVSNPFFSVASEPDRVDMVDMNEEMTSDYLLDSDDDDADRIYPEPLEDNGIDESFLSELDAVGDFRIEPVRLDQQVPDLSSRTYNPADGVAEDSLISPKTSGDTATSDACALDSGGLSPLVDYLSGTDPEFSWSLGSSHDDPEQTVYNPRRRILEAMNRDLNLPCDEPEVTEMPSVNTPSEAYLVVGTTELEVTKNEPGTAKTDAEMMAVDAKSLEDIEMAFKQASGGGVDEAETAHISGVDIDLEPLEGSEELHVIDAKSVEDISAALKEHSNVNVSNCFEQSEDEVGCGEVAECAKHDSLPEGTHVESLQKHLPCHEPEVTETPSVNTLSEAYLAVGATELEVTKNELGTAKTDAEMMAVDAKSLEDIEMAFKQASAGGVDGPILDAETALISGVDIDSEPLEGSGQLHVIDAKSVEDISAVPKEHSSVDVNNYFEQNEDKVGYAEAVERPRHDSLPEGAHVESLHLAGDDGEPESNMSCIEAKTIDDMNAVFKKLSDGHEKSTVKAMEPEDDRDGRDASEQH, translated from the exons ATGGCTCTTGAGACAAAACAAGTTGGTCTGTGTATCAAGAAAGTTCTGAGGTCCTCCATTAGAACAAGCTACAGATGTGTCTCTGAACATCCAGTCCTGTTCAGTTTGGGTGTTTTGCTCTACTTATTGTACAGATCTGCCCCGGGATTCTTTGCGTTCCTTCTTTCCTCTTCACCTGTAATTATATGTACCACTCTTCTTCTGGGAATCCTACTGAGTTATGGAGACACGAACCTACCTGAAGCTAATGATGAGGATACCAAGACTACTCCAGAGATTCCAGCTTTTAAGATGGAGAATTCTTCAAGGGATGTTCAGTTTGGGTCAGATCAGAGAATTTCGGTGCCTAGTTTTAGGAATACTACAGAAAACTTCAAAGAAAGGGAAACAAAGCGGACAGGTTCTGTCAGAGAGAGGTCTACTCAGCTTGATGATGAGGttcctcttctgagaagagttgatgaagaagatgagaggTTTGAACATGGCGACAAACCTAAAACATTAACTCCATTTCCTTCCATGGTCAATTTCCGTGGAGAGGCTGGGATTAGGGAGGGCTTAAACTTTAACCAGGGAATGCAATTCGCAGATTCATTTTTTGTGACAGATATGGCTGATAGGAACGCTAGCTTATTTGAAGGTCTGGATGAGAAGAATGCACCCTTGGACATGTTCTCATCCAGTGAGAATTTTAATAAGCATGCTGAAATGCAGGAGAATCTGAATCTAGCAGCTAGCAAAGTGAGTGATTTCTCTGAAGAGAAGCTGACTGATGGGACAGCTGGAACTAGCAGACCAACTTATGCAGTTTCTGTGCGGCAGAATAAAAAGCTTGATGTGCTTAAGGTTAATACTAGCAAGGCCGTTGAGGAAAATCTCCTTGATTCCTCTCTTGGTTCACCATGGGCATCAGTTGGCAGTCAGGATGGTTCATCTGGTTTTGACTCTGATGGGGCTGAGAGTTCTTCACCTGATGCATCCATGACTGACATTGCACCAGTTCTTGATGAAATCGACCCTCTTCTGGGTGCTGATTTCACTCGTCCTGATCCCATTCCTAATGATGATTCAGACAGTGATTCACATGTCTCCTCGCAGGATCATGAAATGGATGATGAtagtaatgatgatgatgatgatggcaacaaTGATACTAAAGATGGTGGTGAGGAGAACAAGAAAGATGAAGGTCAGGAAGCTGCATTTATTTGGACAGCAGATGATGCAAAGAATCTGATGGATCTTGGATACTCTGAGATGGAAAGAAACCGTAGATTGGAGATTTTGATGGTTAGGCGAAGATCCAGGAAGAATATAATATTTGACATTGACAGTAACCTAACGGATGCCAATGGGAAAAGCGGAGATGACTTATCACGCTTTGGTGCACAAGTATCACACATCTCAGTAACAAGGAGGAACCCGTTTGACCTTCCATATGATTCTGACGAGGCGGCAATTCCTGGCTCAGCTCCTTCAATCCTGCATGCAAGAAAGAACCCATTTGATTTTCTTGAGCATTCCAGTGAAAGTGGCGTTTCTGCACATGATAATTTAAGCCCTGGGGAATCACCACAAACTTCTCATCGTGAAATATTTAGAAGGCACGAGAGCTTCAACTTTGGAACTACAGATGCTACGCAGGAGAGACGTTTGTCTAGATTGAGGCCATATTTTGTCCCTGAGACAGTAGAAGGGAGCACAAGTACTTTTCAAAGGCAGTTCAGTGACAAGAGTGAGTCCAAATTGAGTTCTGTTACTGAATCTGATATGGCTTCTTCGGTTGCCGATCAGGAGGAACACAAGGACCTCGATGAAAAGGATGTGCACAGGGAGCATGAGTCACCAGCTCTCCTGAGACAGGACAGTGACCTTGCAGATGCTGGCAGTGAATGTTCAGATGGTATCAACTCCGTGGATGTTGAACTAGACAACAGTGACATTGATGAGCGTGAGATTGCTCTGCATCATTTTGTCTTCGAAAGATCCGAAGAAAGAGAGGCATATCTTGTCTCAACAAAAGGGAAGGGTCATGATGACAATTACATGCTCAAGTCAGATGGGAATTCTACGGTGCCACTTCATCCAGTTGGTGACTTGCTTAGCTGGGATGATGGGGATG GTGAAAGCGTCCTGGGTGCCAAGTCTTCTATAGCACCAAACATAACAGCTGAAGTCTCAGAATGGCTTTCTTCTCCTAGGCCAGCTGAAGATCATGAATTGAGATCAAGGGACCTTGGTCTTGGTGCCACCAGTATTGCCGAGGAAGATGGAAATGTTGATTCCATGTCCTGTCCAAGCAATGAAATCCCATTACAAAACCTTATTCATGGGCCTCAGGACTTGCTAACTGATTTTGAAAAGGAAACATTACCAGCAATATCTATGGACCTTCACCCTATCCCTGAGGAGAGGGTTCTCGAGAACTTCAACATGGAAGAAAAGCATGAAACTGGAGCGTTTACTGGTTCTGGTACTGCCATGACTGACTTGCATGTAATTGAAGAGCACTTTGATGTTGCATCGGAAGTAAGCCCAAGTTCTGTGGTTGCTTCCTTGTGTCCTCCTGGTGCGAGTGGTTCCAACCAATCTCCATCGATTGAACCTAAAGATGTCTCAAACCCATTTTTTTCGGTGGCTTCTGAACCTGACAGGGTGGATATGGTTGATATGAATGAAGAAATGACTTCTGATTATCTACTTGattctgatgatgatgatgctgataGAATCTATCCTGAGCCTTTAGAGGATAACGGTATTGATGAAAGTTTCCTGTCGGAACTGGATGCGGTGGGAGACTTCCGGATAGAACCGGTGAGACTGGATCAGCAGGTGCCTGATCTTAGCTCCCGTACTTACAACCCTGCCGATGGTGTTGCAGAAGACTCCTTGATTAGCCCTAAGACTTCTGGTGACACTGCCACATCAGATGCCTGTGCATTAGACTCTGGCGGTCTGTCCCCATTGGTTGATTATCTAAGCGGCACTGATCCTGAATTCAGTTGGTCATTAGGATCATCTCATGATGATCCTGAGCAAACTGTCTACAATCCACGGCGAAGGATTCTTGAAGCAATGAACAGAGACTTGAATCTACCATGCGACGAACCAGAAGTCACAGAAATGCCTTCAGTCAATACACCATCTGAAGCATACTTAGTGGTTGGAACAACTGAACTGGAAGTTACTAAAAATGAGCCCGGGACAGCTAAAACTGATGCTGAGATGATGGCTGTTGATGCCAAGTCCCTGGAGGACATAGAGATGGCCTTTAAACAAGCGAGTGGTGGTGGTGTTGATGAGGCTGAAACCGCACACATCTCAGGCGTTGATATTGACTTGGAGCCTTTAGAGGGTTCTGAAGAACTGCATGTGATTGATGCAAAATCTGTTGAAGACATTTCTGCTGCTTTGAAGGAACACTCTAATGTTAATGTGAGCAATTGCTTCGAACAAAGCGAAGATGAAGTTGGATGTGGAGAGGTTGCAGAATGCGCGAAACACGACAGTCTTCCAGAAGGAACACATGTTGAAAGTCTACAGAAACACCTACCATGCCACGAGCCAGAAGTCACAGAAACACCTTCAGTCAATACTCTGTCAGAAGCATACTTAGCAGTTGGAGCAACTGAACTGGAAGTTACTAAAAATGAGCTTGGGACAGCTAAAACTGATGCTGAGATGATGGCTGTTGATGCCAAGTCCCTGGAGGACATAGAGATGGCCTTTAAACAAGCAAGTGCTGGTGGGGTTGATGGGCCCATCCTTGACGCTGAAACCGCACTTATCTCAGGCGTTGATATCGACTCAGAGCCTTTGGAGGGATCTGGACAGTTGCATGTCATTGATGCAAAATCAGTGGAGGACATTTCTGCTGTTCCAAAGGAACACTCTAGTGTtgatgtgaacaattactttgaaCAAAACGAAGATAAAGTTGGATATGCAGAGGCTGTCGAGCGCCCGAGACACGACAGTCTTCCAGAAGGAGCACATGTTGAAAGTCTGCATTTGGCCGGAGATGATGGGGAGCCTGAAAGCAACATGAGTTGTATCGAGGCGAAGACCATCGATGACATGAATGCAGTGTTCAAGAAGCTGTCTGATGGCCATGAGAAAAGTACTGTAAAGGCAATGGAGCCCGAGGATGATCGCGACGGAAGAGACGCAAGTGAACAACACTGA